Proteins encoded by one window of Haematobia irritans isolate KBUSLIRL chromosome 2, ASM5000362v1, whole genome shotgun sequence:
- the LOC142227558 gene encoding uncharacterized protein LOC142227558, whose amino-acid sequence MEEGNMQNLEEQEDTSKDYIHKEDESDENLTTILSKWNLLHLKEFFKDENITINLLKRIKTDDLILITNKLKIGDALTFKYCLEEWRSENKLPSMDQNNKVLTINEVSSPKTSLSLNEVDISVSNIKTMDILKNHHNGQKILQNYQNTRTLTDEHRSVVINTIVQHFDFNNLPLSLQTSHRLENEILEIFPTEKLEFYRTERRGKIYTKFHNIRKQLKSLSETKSMKENNEDAKAKFAPEENALISMQSLKYDNLSADEFMSSWSSCSKYRLDQVHNKSLNMSESLKAWPQYKGRFGFKLMDIDFSIIHKDADQILGWTDKFICLSNYMKQHLTIHDKESKEVLAGINPNNIQEDINGVGLKLLWSLHSYLFPTKKFQRKDCDGKKTYGRYSIRDSQESFIFISQTLQEQEDRLQFLKKRGEPIQPFILAIGNRKMFNIEKYYVYLDGQLLEVNTFCRALDICFKVFHIFNVEYPEACYPFWVFIEKFFYNIADGKKGFPKVLSLIHELSTVL is encoded by the exons ATGGAAGAGGGAAATATGCAGAATCTTGAAGAGCAGGAGGATACGTCCAAGGATTATATTCACAAAGAAG acgAAAGTGACGAAAATTTGACcactattttatcaaaatggaaTTTGCtacatttgaaagaatttttcaaaG atGAAAATATAACTATAAATTTGCTTAAGAGGATTAAAACTGATGATTTAATATTAAtcacaaataaattgaaaattggaGACGCccttacatttaaatattgccTTGAAGAGTGGAGAAGTGAAAACAAATTACCATCTATGGACCAAAATAATAAAGTATTAACTATAAATGAAGTATCCTCTCCGAAAACCTCATTATCATTAAATGAAGTCGATATATCCGTAAGCAATATCAAAACCatggatattttgaaaaatcatcATAATGGccagaaaattcttcaaaattatcaAAACACACGTACACTAACTGATGAGCACCGATCAGTTGTAATTAACACCATTGTTCAACACttcgatttcaacaatttgcctTTGTCGTTACAAACTAGTCATCGTTTGGAAAATGAAATTCTCGAAATTTTTCCAACAGAAAAGTTAGAGTTTTACCGAACCGAAAGGCGTGGCaagatttatacaaaatttcacaatATCAGGAAGCAATTGAAGTCACTTAGCGAGACAAAATCGATGAAAGAAAATAATGAGGATGCAAAAGCTAAGTTTG cTCCTGAAGAAAATGCTTTAATTTCTATGCAAAGTTTAAAATATGACAATCTGTCGGCCGATGAGTTTATGTCTAGCTGGTCTTCGTGTTCTAAATATAGATTAGATCAAGTTCACAACAAAAGCTTAAACAtgagtgagtctttaaaagcctGGCCGCAATACAAAGGTCGTTTTGGGtttaaattg ATGGATATTGATTTCTCTATTATTCATAAGGATGCTGATCAAATTCTCGGCTGGACTGACAAATTTATATGCCTCTCCAACTACATGAAACAACATTTAACAATTCACGACAAAGAGTCGAAGGAAGTTCTGGCGGGAATAAATCCGAACAACATTCAAGAAG ATATAAATGGCGTTGGACTAAAACTTCTCTGGAGCCTTCACAGCTACCTCTTTCCCACTAAAAAATTCCAACGCAAAGACTGTGATGGCAAAAAAACCTATGGTCGTTACTCCATACGTGATTCGCAAGAGTCATTCATTTTCATCAGCCAAACGCTTCAAGAACAGGAAGATCGGCTTCAATTCTTAAAAAAGAGGGGTGAACCCATACAACCATTTATATTGGCAATTGGTAAcagaaaaatgtttaacattgAAAAATATTACGTTTATTTAGATGGTCAATTGTTGGAGGTGAATACATTTTGTCGAGCATTAGACATATGCTTCAAGGTATTCCACATATTTAATGTAGAATACCCGGAAGCATGTTACCCTTTCtgggtttttattgaaaaatttttttataatattgctGACGGCAAAAAAGGCTTCCCCAAAGTTTTATCACTTATTCATGAATTATCTACTGTTCTATAA